The DNA sequence GGCAAGCGGGTTGCTCCCATGAAAATCATAGAGGAGCCACCCGTCGATTTGATAAAACTTTAGCTGCCTTTGTATTTCATCGATATTCATTTTTTTCCTAATGGTAAACGCACTGAATCAACGCAGAAGCTGCGACCACTTTGAGCACCTGGTGGGGTTCTTTCAAGAGCTCCATCAGGAAGGGAATCGAAGCTTTGTCCCCGATATAGCCAAGAGCTCCTAAGATATTGATCTTTGTCTCCCGGTCGACGGTGGGGTAAGCTTCATGAAGGATCTGGACTGCTTTAGATTCGCCCCCAGAAAGGGCGAGGACAAGGGCTGCCTGGACCCGAATGTTTTGGTCCTTTTCTTGGAGAAGATCGCGGAGGATTTCGATCGCCTCTTCACCCCCTTCTTCAAGGAGGGTGTTGGAAGCGGCATAGGTCACTCCAAAGGGCTCTTCTTTGAGGAAAGCTTTGATCGCCTCTTCCGCTTTTGAGCAACGGAGCGCGGCAAGCATCCCGAGAATTTCGAGGCGGGTGAGCTGATCGACCATGGTGGGATATTGGGGCACCTGCGGAATGTGGCAAATCTGTGAGGGGGCGATCAATTCGAAAAGGGGGTTCTCTGAATGATCCCACATCAGCTTTCCTTTCCTAAGAAGGAGAAAAGTGTAGAGGGTGTCAGAAAGCTTTTGGTGATTCCCTCCCTGGCCAATGCTCCCAAGGGCAAGGTTGGCCTTCACAAAGGGGTCGGGGGTGATTTTAAAGACCTGTGTCGCTAAGGGGATGCCAGCGCTCCCAATCCGTCCCAAAATAAAGGCGGCTAAGCGGCGCGATGACTCATCGGTCGAGTAGATCCATTTACGGATGACCTGAAGCGCTGTCTCAGGGGCAAAGCGGGAGGTGACCCAAGCGGCGGTCAAGGCAACGGGGGGATGGGAATCTTCGGTGAAGTCGATTATCTTAGAAAGAGTCGAAGAGCTCAGGTTTTTTAGTCCTAAAAAATAGAGGGTATTGAGCGCTGCAATCCGAACATCGGAGGTGGGATCATCAAGGAGCTTGCAGATAGCAGAAGCTTTTTCTTTAAGATCGAGGTGGGAGACAATTTGACAGGCAAGGTGGCGGAGGCCGGCCCGCCTGGAGGTGACGAGTTTGGAAAATTCTTCTTCTCCCACCTCTTCATAGATGTTCACAAGAGAGGCAATCGCCTCTCCTTTTTCTTCGAGAGTGGTCCGGCTGCTGATAATGATCTTCTTCAGGGGCTCTTCGATCTCTTTGACCTCCATCGCCCCCAGTGCTTTGATCACCTCTAGACGGACAAACCAATTTTTCTCGGCGCTCAAAAGACGGACAAGCTCTTCAATCAAGGAAATATCGCGGTAGTGAGCAGCAAGCTGTGCTGCCGCCCTCCGCAGCAAAGCATTAGACGAGCTCAGCTGATGCAAAAGCATCCGGACCGCCCGCACATCATCGGTGTAGTAGGCGCTCACTAGCGAAGCCATATTGACAACGAACTGGGGCGAATTTTCTGAGCGCATCAAAATCCCCCAAGCAAGAGTTTCAATGAGATCGCTCCCCACCTCTTCCTTCTTAAATCCAAAACGGCCTAAAGAACTGATAGCCTCATCATCCTTTCCATTTTCGGCAAGGCTCCGGATGTAGGCTTTTTTGACCTTCTGTGAGTCGGGGTGTGCTACAAGCCCTTTTTCAGACTCAGCAATGGCTCCCCGATAGTCGTGGATGAGGAGGTGGGAGTAAACCCGCCGGACCACCTCTTCTTCAGAAGCAAAAAGGGTATATGTCAAAAGTAAAACTAATATAAGTCTCATGCCATCGGGCCAAGTCTTTTTCCACCGATTAAGTGAAAGTGGAGGTGAAAAATCGACTGTCCTGCCTCACTTCCCACATTTGTCAGTAAGCGATAATTGTCTGCAACCCCAAACTCTTTGGCGAGGGCTTGGGCCGTTGCAATCACCTCGGCCATCAAGGGAAGCTCCTCTTCGGGAACGCCTTGGAGACTCGGGTACTCCTTTTTGGGAATGATCAGGAGGTGAACGGGGGCCTGAGGATTGATATCTTTGATGGCGATCAAGGTTTCACTTTCGAAGACTTTTTCAGAGGGGAGATCCCCCTTGATAATTTTTCCAAATAGGGTGGTCATTTCTTTCCTCTTATGTAGTCGAGCGCTTTAAAGGCATCTTCTTTCGTTTCCCATATGGAGATGAACCGCCCTTTGTGGCAAAAAACAGCGCCAGCAATCCCACTTTTTTCCTTCAGCTCTTGATCGATAAGCCCTGCCCACTCTTTGGGCATCGGAATGCGGACCTGCATCCGTTTATCGTAGCTTGGAGGGATCCCTCGGAGCTTCCACTGGGTCCCCGCTGGCATGATGATAAATTGGGCGGGATGTCTGTCCCCTCCAAGGTCAAAAAAGGACTCGATCCACGGCATCGATTCTTCAAAGACCATCACGGTCTCTTTCTTGTCCATCTCTTGCTTGATCTTTCCTCGACACTCTTGGATGTAGTGGTAACGTTCAATAAGGCGTCTTAAATGGCCAAAGGTGAAGTCGAGCGCCTGAAAAAAAGCCTCGGTGAAAGCAAAGCTTTCTGCATCGTGGCGGGCAGGACCAAAGTTGGCAATTACAGAGGAAAACGAGCAGTGACCCACCATCGGCGTTCCCTTCCCATTGTCGATCGCATCGACCCCCATCACCAGGGAGCGGTTGATAAAGTGGTAGAGCTTTTCATCGATCGTTCCCTCATCTTTGAGATGTTTGAGGATCATTCCAGCACTACTAAAGCTTCCATCATAGTTAGACTGATGATGGTCGAACCGTTTGATCTTTGCATCGTAAATGCCTCCGACATCGCAGACATACTCACAGGCGGCAAGCTCTTCTTCAGCCCGCGTGCGGACGATTTTGTCCCGGTCAATTTTATTAAAAAGGAGTAAAAGGGCGCAGGCGGTCACCTCATCGGCATGGAAACTTCCATCGTGGGTTCCGAGGCTACGGGGTCTTATTTCTATATCGCTCATAAACTTTCCTATTCTAAGAGGTAAAAATTAATTGCTCAAGAACTTTCTAAAGTGTAGGGAGCCACCCCTGGGTAGCGGCGATTTGGAAGAAGATAATCGCAAGAGAACCGGCCAGCATTAAAGTGAGTGTGACCTTGCCCCCAAAGACGCGGAACCGCTCCTCTTTCTGTTCCTTGTAGCGCCCATGCCAGACCATAAGGGCCGGCAAAATCCCATAGAGGATCGCTACAAAGACCCCCGCATAGCCAAGCGCAAGGACAAAACCGCTTGGGTAAAAGAGGGCAAAAAGAAGGGGTGGGGTAAACATAAAAACCAGGAGAATGGCCCGCCCTTTAATCGTCTTTTTAATCTTAAAACCGTCGGCCAAAAAGTCGTAAAGGCTAAGGGCCACCCCAAAAAAGGAGGTGAGAAGGGCAAAGAACGAAAAAAGGCCTACTAAAATCGCGACCCAAGGGATCCCTAAAATGGCGTTGAGCGCATCGGTCAGTCCCGCCACTGGGTGAGTTCCCCCTCCAATCGTCTCCAAGCCATGTTTTCCCGTTAAAGGAAGGAGTCCAATGATTAAAAACTCCCAGACGAGATAAAAAACAAGGGGGATGAGACTTCCAAAGAGAAACGCTTTCTTCAGACTGGCCACATCTCCACTCAAATAGCTCCTTAAACTTGGGACGATGATATGAGAGGTAAACGAAAGGACAACAACCGGAACCGCTGCCCAAAGGTACTGGGGCTTTCCCCCTCGGTAGTGATCCACGTCGACATGGGGGGTGACAAAAATTAAGAGAAAAACAAATGTTCCAATCAGCCCTGCCATGCAGATCCGGTTAATCGCATCGACCGCCTTTGTTTCAAAGACCACAATAAAGCCAAAAACAGCAAGGAAAATAAAGATCCCCATGTTGGGAGAAATCTCGGTTTTCAGACCCGCCCCCAAAACATCTGCAATGA is a window from the Candidatus Neptunochlamydia vexilliferae genome containing:
- a CDS encoding histidine triad nucleotide-binding protein: MTTLFGKIIKGDLPSEKVFESETLIAIKDINPQAPVHLLIIPKKEYPSLQGVPEEELPLMAEVIATAQALAKEFGVADNYRLLTNVGSEAGQSIFHLHFHLIGGKRLGPMA
- a CDS encoding MYG1 family protein encodes the protein MSDIEIRPRSLGTHDGSFHADEVTACALLLLFNKIDRDKIVRTRAEEELAACEYVCDVGGIYDAKIKRFDHHQSNYDGSFSSAGMILKHLKDEGTIDEKLYHFINRSLVMGVDAIDNGKGTPMVGHCSFSSVIANFGPARHDAESFAFTEAFFQALDFTFGHLRRLIERYHYIQECRGKIKQEMDKKETVMVFEESMPWIESFFDLGGDRHPAQFIIMPAGTQWKLRGIPPSYDKRMQVRIPMPKEWAGLIDQELKEKSGIAGAVFCHKGRFISIWETKEDAFKALDYIRGKK
- a CDS encoding amino acid permease, with product MKIYRNKTFGSALLVGGTSIGAGMLALPLATGAAGFWGSSLLLCIAFAFMLLSVFFLLEATLMSDKVNANLITICKERLGSVGEFVAWLSFLMLLYAVAAAYLSGGGSLIADVLGAGLKTEISPNMGIFIFLAVFGFIVVFETKAVDAINRICMAGLIGTFVFLLIFVTPHVDVDHYRGGKPQYLWAAVPVVVLSFTSHIIVPSLRSYLSGDVASLKKAFLFGSLIPLVFYLVWEFLIIGLLPLTGKHGLETIGGGTHPVAGLTDALNAILGIPWVAILVGLFSFFALLTSFFGVALSLYDFLADGFKIKKTIKGRAILLVFMFTPPLLFALFYPSGFVLALGYAGVFVAILYGILPALMVWHGRYKEQKEERFRVFGGKVTLTLMLAGSLAIIFFQIAATQGWLPTL
- a CDS encoding HEAT repeat domain-containing protein, producing the protein MRLILVLLLTYTLFASEEEVVRRVYSHLLIHDYRGAIAESEKGLVAHPDSQKVKKAYIRSLAENGKDDEAISSLGRFGFKKEEVGSDLIETLAWGILMRSENSPQFVVNMASLVSAYYTDDVRAVRMLLHQLSSSNALLRRAAAQLAAHYRDISLIEELVRLLSAEKNWFVRLEVIKALGAMEVKEIEEPLKKIIISSRTTLEEKGEAIASLVNIYEEVGEEEFSKLVTSRRAGLRHLACQIVSHLDLKEKASAICKLLDDPTSDVRIAALNTLYFLGLKNLSSSTLSKIIDFTEDSHPPVALTAAWVTSRFAPETALQVIRKWIYSTDESSRRLAAFILGRIGSAGIPLATQVFKITPDPFVKANLALGSIGQGGNHQKLSDTLYTFLLLRKGKLMWDHSENPLFELIAPSQICHIPQVPQYPTMVDQLTRLEILGMLAALRCSKAEEAIKAFLKEEPFGVTYAASNTLLEEGGEEAIEILRDLLQEKDQNIRVQAALVLALSGGESKAVQILHEAYPTVDRETKINILGALGYIGDKASIPFLMELLKEPHQVLKVVAASALIQCVYH